The following coding sequences lie in one Haladaptatus sp. DJG-WS-42 genomic window:
- a CDS encoding HalOD1 output domain-containing protein yields the protein MNETLRMSENEGTFGTHVSEVLVDALADWHAVDSHELTVCVYDYVDPEALDTLFCTTRAGRRREGTVIVPLDDVVATITVTATDAVDISLEAAQPAEATSASPPYTELSG from the coding sequence ATGAACGAAACGCTTCGGATGAGCGAAAACGAGGGGACATTTGGGACGCACGTGAGCGAGGTGCTCGTAGACGCACTCGCAGACTGGCACGCGGTTGACTCACACGAACTGACCGTGTGCGTGTACGACTACGTTGATCCCGAAGCGCTCGACACACTCTTTTGTACGACTCGCGCTGGTCGCCGGCGAGAAGGAACGGTGATCGTGCCACTCGACGACGTCGTCGCCACAATCACCGTCACGGCCACAGACGCGGTCGATATTTCTCTCGAAGCAGCGCAACCAGCGGAGGCAACCAGCGCCTCCCCACCATACACCGAACTCAGCGGCTAA
- a CDS encoding PAS domain S-box protein, giving the protein MSPDLHVLIVTERPQERADNHALSDLATDDIRVAVTDPDQCRNQLANETVHALITDFDSYDAVCAVASGHPIIVYDDPPSPDAIAAAYDAGVATVIQRTPESVHILRETLRQMRTPKSSASRLETGDNAYLAAIVESAADCIITIDADSIIQFANSAVQTLFGYEPAELIGEPLTILMSDDLAAQHRAAVARYLETNERRFDWSYAELPGVHKDGSDVPFGVSFAEFTQGGTQYFTGVIRDIADRKQAEQLRRKRKRQFDAVFNDPFTFFALLGPDGTVYNVNQPALDIANVSVEDVVGKQFWECPWWSHSPALQAQLKAELERVADGEYSKFEVTYERSDGTTVTVDFQARPVFVGETVTGIVAEGLDISEEKRLQDELRTQRNLNQQVIDTAPVGIIILDEAGTIEHINDRAVEIAGVSRERLQNSPPDFSFTDGDGDPLAVEELPFTKVLESGATVYDFELGVTRPDGSWVWLSINGSRARVEDGDAIRGIFTLEDITETKRRETRFEALNEKAQQLPEAKTASEVCSIVVEAATDVLELPYTYILQYDEAEGDLAPAAQTNGAAALVDSPLLGEVGDSPVWEVFIRDEATVLSEFAAPTEENARVQSVGIFPLGEFGVFVTCSPEKAAFRETDLLLAGMLCSNARSSLNRAAREADLRNQRDRLEQKNKRLNRVNRINRAIRDITKVLIQADTQEEIEDLVCERLADIDPFAFVWIGDANPTTGLITPVSSAGAGDGYLDHITVTTDGTETSRGPAGLAVETREPQVQNNILTDATFEPWREEALSRGFRASAAVPILYRDTVYGVLNLYSTKPLVFEEMELSVLGELGQSIGYAMNALERKRALVSESSVELEFVISALKTPILGFIDGSEGEFTLKNAVRRLDGKMHLFFNVRGIAPDVIRAHAAAAADVSQFTLIGETDDECLCECTIEDSTFISTLIERGASLNQMRVEDGTARLKVRIPQSTDVRRFVAYLDSTFGHVTLQARREFDTPVMTQQEFENEVRNRLTKRQEEVIKTAYFSGFFEWPRRSNGQEVAEILGVTQPTVNRHIRAGERTLFNLLFDRDERQTRE; this is encoded by the coding sequence ATGTCACCCGATTTACACGTACTGATTGTCACGGAACGGCCCCAAGAGAGGGCAGACAATCACGCACTCTCGGACCTCGCCACGGATGACATCCGGGTTGCGGTCACCGACCCAGACCAGTGTCGAAACCAACTCGCAAACGAAACGGTGCACGCTCTCATCACCGATTTCGACAGCTACGACGCCGTCTGTGCGGTCGCCAGCGGCCACCCAATCATCGTCTACGACGACCCACCATCGCCAGACGCCATCGCTGCGGCATACGACGCCGGGGTGGCAACCGTCATTCAGCGAACACCCGAGAGTGTCCACATTCTCAGAGAAACCCTACGACAGATGAGGACCCCCAAATCAAGCGCTTCACGCCTTGAGACGGGAGACAACGCATATCTCGCGGCAATCGTTGAATCCGCTGCAGACTGCATCATCACCATCGACGCGGACAGCATCATCCAATTCGCAAACTCCGCCGTACAAACGCTGTTTGGCTACGAGCCAGCAGAACTCATTGGCGAGCCGCTCACGATACTGATGAGCGACGACCTCGCCGCCCAGCACCGCGCGGCTGTCGCCCGCTATCTTGAAACGAACGAACGGCGCTTCGATTGGAGTTACGCAGAACTCCCCGGCGTGCACAAAGACGGCAGTGACGTGCCGTTTGGCGTCTCGTTCGCTGAGTTCACGCAGGGTGGAACCCAGTATTTCACGGGCGTGATTCGAGACATTGCAGACCGAAAACAAGCAGAGCAGTTGCGGCGAAAGCGAAAGCGCCAGTTCGACGCGGTGTTCAACGACCCGTTTACCTTCTTTGCGCTACTCGGGCCGGACGGCACGGTGTACAACGTGAACCAGCCCGCACTCGACATCGCGAACGTGTCGGTAGAAGATGTGGTTGGCAAGCAGTTCTGGGAGTGCCCATGGTGGTCGCATTCTCCAGCCCTCCAAGCGCAGTTGAAAGCCGAACTCGAACGCGTTGCAGACGGCGAGTACAGCAAGTTCGAAGTCACGTACGAACGGTCTGACGGCACGACTGTCACCGTCGATTTCCAAGCGCGGCCGGTGTTCGTTGGCGAGACCGTGACCGGCATCGTTGCAGAGGGCCTCGACATCAGCGAAGAAAAACGCCTCCAAGACGAGTTGCGGACCCAGCGCAACCTCAACCAACAAGTCATCGACACTGCGCCGGTTGGCATCATCATTCTCGATGAAGCCGGGACAATTGAACACATCAACGACCGTGCGGTGGAGATAGCGGGCGTCTCCCGCGAGCGACTACAAAACTCCCCGCCTGACTTTTCGTTCACCGACGGTGATGGCGACCCGCTGGCTGTCGAAGAACTCCCGTTTACGAAGGTGCTCGAATCCGGAGCCACCGTCTACGACTTCGAGTTGGGCGTCACGCGTCCCGACGGGAGCTGGGTCTGGCTGTCGATAAACGGCTCGCGGGCGCGCGTCGAAGACGGCGATGCGATACGCGGCATCTTCACGCTCGAAGACATCACCGAGACGAAACGCCGCGAAACGCGCTTCGAGGCGTTAAACGAGAAAGCCCAGCAGTTACCGGAAGCGAAGACCGCATCGGAGGTCTGTTCAATCGTGGTCGAAGCGGCGACGGACGTCCTTGAGTTACCCTACACCTACATCCTCCAGTACGACGAGGCGGAGGGTGACCTCGCGCCCGCGGCCCAGACGAACGGGGCGGCCGCGCTCGTTGACTCGCCGTTGCTCGGCGAAGTTGGCGACAGCCCAGTCTGGGAGGTGTTCATCCGCGACGAAGCGACCGTGTTGTCCGAGTTTGCCGCACCCACCGAAGAGAATGCGCGCGTACAGAGCGTGGGCATCTTCCCACTCGGTGAGTTCGGCGTGTTCGTGACGTGCTCCCCCGAAAAAGCGGCGTTCCGCGAGACAGACCTGTTGCTCGCCGGAATGCTCTGTTCGAACGCGCGCTCGTCGCTGAATCGCGCCGCCAGAGAGGCAGACCTGCGCAACCAGCGCGACCGACTCGAACAGAAAAACAAGCGGCTCAACCGGGTAAACCGCATCAATCGCGCCATCCGCGACATCACGAAGGTGCTCATTCAAGCGGACACCCAAGAGGAAATCGAAGACCTCGTCTGTGAGCGACTGGCGGACATCGACCCGTTTGCGTTCGTTTGGATTGGCGACGCGAACCCGACCACCGGGCTGATAACGCCGGTCAGTTCTGCGGGAGCGGGCGACGGCTATCTCGACCATATCACGGTCACGACCGACGGTACGGAGACGAGTCGCGGGCCAGCCGGGCTCGCCGTCGAGACGCGAGAGCCACAGGTCCAGAACAACATCCTGACCGACGCCACGTTCGAGCCGTGGCGCGAAGAGGCGCTGTCGCGTGGCTTCCGGGCAAGTGCGGCCGTCCCGATTCTGTACCGTGACACGGTGTACGGCGTGTTGAACCTGTACTCGACGAAGCCGCTCGTCTTCGAGGAGATGGAGCTCTCGGTGCTCGGAGAACTCGGCCAATCCATTGGCTACGCGATGAACGCGCTCGAACGCAAGCGCGCGCTCGTAAGCGAGAGTTCGGTCGAACTCGAATTCGTGATTTCGGCGCTCAAAACGCCGATTCTCGGCTTCATCGACGGCTCAGAAGGTGAGTTTACGCTGAAAAACGCCGTGCGACGCCTCGACGGAAAGATGCACCTGTTTTTCAACGTGCGCGGGATTGCACCGGACGTGATTCGAGCGCACGCAGCGGCGGCTGCGGACGTGAGTCAGTTCACGCTGATTGGAGAAACGGACGACGAGTGTCTCTGTGAGTGTACCATCGAAGATTCGACGTTTATCTCAACGCTCATCGAACGCGGCGCGAGCCTCAACCAAATGCGGGTCGAAGACGGCACCGCACGGCTCAAGGTTCGCATCCCACAGAGCACGGACGTGCGCCGGTTTGTCGCCTACCTTGATTCGACGTTCGGCCACGTGACACTCCAAGCGCGTCGCGAGTTCGACACCCCCGTCATGACCCAACAGGAGTTCGAAAACGAGGTGCGAAATCGGCTCACCAAGCGTCAAGAAGAGGTCATCAAAACGGCGTATTTCAGCGGCTTTTTCGAATGGCCACGGCGGAGCAATGGTCAAGAAGTCGCAGAAATACTCGGCGTGACACAACCCACCGTCAACCGGCATATTCGCGCCGGTGAGCGAACTTTATTCAACCTCCTCTTTGACAGAGACGAGCGTCAAACGCGCGAGTAA
- a CDS encoding GNAT family protein, which translates to MPGARVASGERVTLRTAEAEDIPFLQRAGANPELRYSLGHKVKNQGQYEISANRTGPDILIVCLENEEPADGADGVTRIGQIAVMDGHYKRPELGYWLVPEVHGEGYGNESVSLVIDYVFRSYNTPAIGAQAFDFNEASRGLLESLGFTEEGRKRQYMFVDGAHRDMVQYGLLREEWDGA; encoded by the coding sequence ATGCCAGGTGCACGCGTCGCAAGCGGCGAACGGGTCACACTTCGGACGGCCGAAGCCGAAGACATCCCATTTCTCCAGCGCGCAGGTGCCAACCCCGAACTGCGGTATTCGCTTGGCCACAAAGTGAAAAATCAGGGCCAGTACGAAATCTCGGCCAATCGAACCGGCCCGGATATACTCATCGTCTGTCTCGAAAATGAGGAGCCAGCGGATGGCGCAGACGGCGTCACTCGAATCGGGCAAATCGCGGTCATGGACGGCCACTACAAACGCCCCGAACTCGGCTACTGGCTCGTCCCGGAGGTTCACGGCGAGGGCTACGGCAACGAGTCCGTCTCGCTCGTCATCGACTACGTCTTTCGGTCGTACAACACCCCGGCGATTGGCGCGCAAGCCTTCGACTTCAACGAGGCGTCGCGCGGCCTCTTAGAATCGCTTGGTTTCACCGAAGAGGGACGAAAACGCCAGTACATGTTCGTTGACGGCGCACACCGCGACATGGTACAATACGGCCTGCTCCGCGAGGAATGGGACGGTGCGTAA
- a CDS encoding YbjQ family protein codes for MQLVTTEMIPGAEIVEAIGIARGNTVEARNVGRDITQGLRNIVGGELKAYSKLLSKARDEALSRMEADATAMGADAVINIRLETSQITNGGAEVIAYGTAVRLK; via the coding sequence ATGCAACTGGTCACCACAGAGATGATTCCCGGCGCGGAGATTGTCGAAGCGATTGGCATTGCCCGCGGGAACACGGTTGAGGCACGAAACGTCGGCCGCGACATCACACAGGGGCTTCGCAACATCGTTGGGGGCGAACTCAAAGCCTACTCGAAATTGCTCTCGAAAGCGCGCGACGAGGCGCTCTCGCGTATGGAAGCGGACGCGACCGCGATGGGTGCAGACGCAGTCATCAACATTCGGTTAGAGACGTCGCAGATTACAAACGGCGGTGCAGAAGTCATCGCGTACGGGACGGCGGTTCGGCTCAAATAA
- a CDS encoding CGCGG family rSAM-modified RiPP protein has translation MTISHTDEHGAVEPVTDRIHDTSWSANLEKPQHAADIALVIAQAINAVEHTAPGKHVNLVTHGAHDHPESYLFEALEEAFENADVNWEYIKQCGCGGHVTRVHVE, from the coding sequence ATGACCATCTCTCACACCGACGAACACGGCGCAGTCGAACCAGTTACAGATCGCATCCACGATACCTCGTGGTCAGCGAATCTCGAAAAACCACAGCACGCTGCCGACATCGCCCTCGTCATTGCGCAGGCAATCAATGCGGTCGAACACACGGCACCGGGAAAGCACGTCAACCTCGTCACACATGGTGCCCACGACCACCCCGAATCGTATCTCTTCGAGGCGCTCGAAGAAGCGTTCGAAAACGCCGATGTCAACTGGGAATATATCAAGCAGTGTGGCTGTGGTGGTCACGTCACCCGCGTCCACGTCGAGTGA
- the nirK gene encoding copper-containing nitrite reductase has protein sequence MALAGCTVGTPPSNDIKTSPLQLQTEVELGAAKPVDVERIAADPRDIPAPITRTEPATVEVELETLELVAEVESGVTFTYMTFNGQVPGPFIRTRVGDTVDLTIRNHEDNAMVHNVDFHAARGPGGGAEATVVAPGEEKRLRFKVTYPGAFIYHCAVANVDYHISAGMFGIILVEPEEGLPAVDHEFYLGQHELYTNGKTGQKGHHEFDFVRMAMEDPTYVLMNGEKYAITPNKYAEMNVKTGETARIFFGVGGPNLFSSFHPIGSVWDEVWEQGALASEPMRYVQTTPVLPGSSCVATMSFPVPGDFKLVDHALSRVARKGALAVVTAEGPANPDVFEPVE, from the coding sequence ATGGCACTGGCCGGCTGTACGGTTGGTACCCCACCCAGCAACGATATCAAAACGAGCCCGCTGCAACTCCAGACGGAGGTCGAACTTGGGGCGGCGAAGCCAGTTGATGTCGAGCGAATCGCGGCAGACCCACGCGACATCCCCGCCCCGATTACTCGAACGGAGCCAGCAACGGTCGAGGTCGAACTGGAGACGCTCGAGCTGGTTGCAGAGGTCGAATCGGGCGTCACGTTCACGTACATGACGTTCAACGGGCAGGTTCCGGGGCCGTTCATCCGCACTCGGGTTGGCGACACGGTTGATCTCACCATCAGAAACCACGAGGATAACGCGATGGTTCACAACGTAGACTTCCACGCCGCACGCGGACCGGGCGGCGGTGCCGAGGCGACCGTCGTCGCTCCGGGCGAAGAAAAGCGCCTGCGATTCAAGGTAACCTATCCCGGCGCGTTCATCTACCACTGTGCGGTCGCAAACGTCGACTACCACATTAGCGCCGGAATGTTCGGCATCATCCTCGTCGAACCCGAGGAAGGGCTTCCAGCAGTCGATCATGAGTTCTACCTCGGCCAGCACGAACTCTACACGAACGGCAAGACGGGCCAGAAAGGCCACCACGAGTTCGACTTCGTGCGGATGGCGATGGAAGATCCGACCTACGTCCTGATGAACGGCGAGAAGTACGCGATTACGCCAAACAAATACGCCGAGATGAACGTGAAGACGGGTGAAACTGCTCGTATCTTCTTCGGCGTCGGCGGACCAAACCTGTTCAGCAGCTTCCACCCAATCGGCAGCGTGTGGGATGAAGTCTGGGAACAGGGTGCACTGGCGAGCGAGCCGATGCGGTACGTCCAGACGACCCCCGTCCTTCCCGGCAGTTCGTGTGTCGCAACGATGTCATTCCCGGTTCCTGGGGATTTCAAGCTCGTCGATCACGCACTCTCACGAGTCGCTCGCAAAGGGGCGCTCGCTGTCGTCACCGCTGAAGGGCCTGCGAATCCCGACGTGTTCGAACCAGTCGAATAA
- a CDS encoding halocyanin domain-containing protein, with translation MDTSFTTPPISRRGFLKTATVLTVSGAALGTARPVAAQDDSTLTEWFANVSNYRGIVDKRGNGRVDVIVGAEGNGGGFAFDPPAVRVDPGTTIVWTWTGEGGLHNVVAEDDAYESELLEAAESTFEHTFDSEEVSPYSCGPHKPMGMKGAVIVGDIEVTASAPKPEYTYVTREPDYGDWFADVDNFEGTVDMRGQPDVRVYIGAEGNGGGFAISPPAIHIDPGTRVHWEWVGEDGPHEFVAEDGTYASALQSTGEWGYAFDGVGISKYACRPHGQHGMKGAIVVGDVFDGLYEVTPAHLSVFGALGAALLSPLAFGAFLRVRDRLDTRRKK, from the coding sequence ATGGATACATCTTTCACGACACCACCCATTAGCAGACGTGGGTTTCTGAAGACGGCGACCGTGCTCACAGTCAGCGGGGCAGCTCTTGGAACTGCACGCCCGGTTGCTGCACAGGATGACAGTACGCTTACCGAGTGGTTTGCGAACGTTTCTAACTATCGTGGCATCGTCGATAAGCGCGGCAATGGGCGCGTTGACGTTATTGTCGGAGCCGAGGGAAACGGCGGTGGATTCGCGTTTGACCCGCCAGCAGTCCGCGTCGATCCGGGCACGACCATCGTCTGGACGTGGACGGGTGAAGGCGGGCTGCACAACGTCGTCGCCGAGGACGACGCTTACGAAAGTGAGCTGCTCGAGGCTGCAGAGAGTACGTTCGAACACACGTTCGACAGTGAGGAGGTTTCACCCTACTCCTGTGGGCCGCACAAGCCAATGGGAATGAAGGGTGCGGTCATCGTTGGCGACATCGAAGTCACCGCATCGGCGCCGAAACCCGAGTACACGTACGTCACCCGCGAACCCGACTACGGCGACTGGTTCGCCGACGTCGACAACTTCGAGGGAACCGTCGATATGCGCGGCCAACCAGACGTGCGCGTGTACATCGGTGCAGAGGGGAACGGCGGCGGGTTCGCGATTTCCCCACCAGCCATTCACATCGACCCCGGTACTCGTGTCCACTGGGAGTGGGTTGGTGAGGATGGCCCACACGAGTTCGTGGCCGAAGATGGTACGTACGCAAGTGCTCTTCAGTCGACTGGCGAGTGGGGATACGCGTTCGATGGTGTTGGCATCAGCAAGTACGCTTGCAGACCCCACGGACAGCACGGAATGAAAGGCGCAATCGTCGTCGGTGACGTCTTCGACGGTCTCTACGAAGTCACTCCGGCCCACCTCAGCGTGTTCGGTGCGTTGGGTGCTGCCCTCCTCTCGCCGCTCGCGTTTGGCGCATTCTTGCGGGTTCGAGATCGCTTGGATACCCGACGCAAGAAGTAG
- a CDS encoding GAF domain-containing protein — MTAHLLGNWRRWAIAFLGFLLVWMNLLAYWASPDPLLTRTIESIIPLVLAGGLTGYGVWLARSPPPKIQLDSLVKWSVAGTAIIGLLGSWEMSIHLLKGETLAQTINEVSRTATVGAVVGVIIGLYDGRGNEEHREATRSQQAIAAAMDGIAVLNENGEYETMNQAHAEVYGYDDPDEFIGETWHMCYTAAEAKRIEQEVMPELAAAGSWRGQLVGIRKDGREFPQDITLSARSEGGLVCIVRDITARVEYETKLEALHNVTQTFLTAESVDAIAEQLVATANDILGYSLAVMWTYDAANDQLVPHTVSDRAREYIDHIGVDEFPTLESGSAEVAQFKQGTSAYIPQYETLDNRQNEDIPLGAVLMVPLGEYGMFSIGTEELDGISPSDQLLAEILGSSAQTAIEKLDREQTLVNREHRLSTIVENMPVILFAFDSEQTMTLQVGSALDRIGLEQNQMVGMDVEDAVGDSPAVTAAIEQSLNGEFVDTTIDLWGQTYHVWYQPLREDGEDGAVTSVLGVAMDVTERAKRELGIRLLHESTRNMIRETDPVKICQIAVETARNALELPVSGIWIKTDDQLQLEPVAWSEEAESMFDELPACKPGNSLVWQAYEDGELLHFDDVSNASKRFNSETKVRSELNVPIGKYGVINIGSLEPHAFDETDITLVELLVSNTLAALERADRERALQQQKEQMEFFNSILRHDVLNGMMVIRSRGEFLTEELTEDQLRFAETIVSWSDDVIDIVKRVRTVLNTLTGDEGVGFDTVDLSVALETEIERVQNTYPTVQFETDIPEGLSVRANELLGDVFGNVITNAVAHNETDGLCITVTAEKHAQTVSVRIADNGRGIPDEQKDTIFRRGESGRTHATNAGFGLYFVGSMVESYDGNVWIEDNTPQGAVFVIELPIPVTERTLRDHEQ; from the coding sequence ATGACTGCTCATCTACTGGGCAATTGGCGACGTTGGGCAATCGCCTTTCTTGGTTTCCTCCTCGTTTGGATGAATCTCTTGGCCTACTGGGCCAGCCCAGACCCGCTCCTCACAAGAACAATAGAATCTATCATCCCGCTCGTGCTCGCAGGTGGACTCACCGGGTACGGCGTCTGGCTGGCCCGGTCGCCGCCGCCAAAAATTCAACTGGATTCTCTCGTCAAGTGGAGTGTTGCCGGGACGGCTATCATTGGATTGCTCGGCTCGTGGGAGATGAGCATTCACCTGCTCAAGGGTGAAACACTGGCACAAACCATCAACGAAGTGTCGAGGACAGCGACGGTCGGCGCAGTCGTCGGAGTAATCATTGGGCTGTACGATGGACGGGGGAACGAAGAACACCGTGAGGCAACACGCTCCCAGCAAGCCATCGCTGCTGCGATGGATGGAATCGCCGTCCTCAACGAAAACGGCGAATACGAGACGATGAATCAGGCGCACGCTGAGGTGTACGGCTACGACGACCCGGACGAGTTCATTGGTGAGACGTGGCACATGTGCTACACAGCGGCCGAAGCGAAGCGTATCGAACAGGAGGTCATGCCAGAGCTGGCCGCAGCGGGGTCGTGGCGCGGCCAACTCGTCGGAATACGAAAGGACGGGCGTGAGTTTCCACAGGATATTACGCTCTCAGCGCGGTCAGAGGGTGGGCTCGTCTGCATCGTTCGCGACATCACAGCCCGTGTCGAGTACGAAACCAAACTCGAAGCGCTGCACAACGTCACTCAAACGTTTCTGACGGCAGAGTCGGTCGACGCGATAGCAGAGCAGTTGGTTGCGACTGCGAACGATATTCTCGGCTACTCCCTCGCAGTCATGTGGACGTACGACGCCGCAAATGACCAACTCGTCCCACACACCGTAAGCGACCGCGCGCGAGAATATATCGACCATATAGGGGTCGACGAGTTCCCCACGCTCGAATCGGGGTCGGCTGAGGTCGCACAGTTCAAACAAGGGACGTCAGCATACATACCGCAGTACGAAACACTCGATAATCGCCAGAACGAGGACATCCCGCTTGGAGCCGTGTTGATGGTTCCACTCGGTGAGTACGGCATGTTCAGTATCGGAACTGAAGAACTCGATGGCATTTCTCCGTCTGACCAGCTCCTCGCGGAAATCCTCGGGTCGAGTGCGCAAACGGCAATCGAAAAGCTCGACCGAGAACAGACGCTCGTAAACCGCGAGCACCGCCTCAGCACTATCGTAGAGAACATGCCGGTCATCCTGTTCGCCTTCGATAGCGAGCAGACCATGACTCTCCAAGTGGGGAGTGCCCTTGACCGCATTGGCTTAGAGCAAAATCAGATGGTGGGAATGGACGTTGAAGATGCCGTCGGCGATTCGCCGGCCGTAACCGCGGCAATAGAGCAAAGTCTTAACGGGGAGTTCGTCGATACCACAATCGACCTGTGGGGACAAACGTACCACGTCTGGTATCAACCGCTCAGAGAAGACGGCGAGGATGGAGCGGTCACGAGCGTCCTCGGCGTCGCCATGGACGTGACCGAACGCGCAAAGCGCGAGCTCGGAATCAGGCTGCTGCACGAATCGACTCGGAACATGATTCGGGAGACGGACCCCGTAAAAATCTGCCAAATCGCAGTCGAGACCGCACGGAACGCACTGGAGTTGCCAGTGTCGGGTATCTGGATCAAGACAGACGACCAACTGCAGCTCGAACCAGTTGCGTGGAGCGAGGAGGCCGAATCGATGTTCGACGAGCTACCCGCGTGTAAACCGGGCAATAGCCTCGTGTGGCAAGCGTATGAAGACGGCGAACTCCTCCACTTCGACGATGTGAGCAACGCATCGAAGCGATTCAATTCAGAGACGAAAGTGCGCAGTGAACTCAACGTTCCAATCGGAAAGTATGGGGTCATAAATATCGGGTCGCTCGAACCACATGCATTCGATGAGACGGATATTACGCTCGTGGAACTCCTCGTCTCAAACACCCTCGCTGCGCTCGAACGCGCCGACCGCGAGCGGGCACTGCAACAGCAAAAAGAGCAGATGGAGTTTTTCAACTCGATTCTCCGCCACGACGTACTCAACGGGATGATGGTGATTCGAAGTCGGGGTGAATTCCTCACAGAAGAACTCACTGAAGACCAGTTGCGGTTCGCAGAGACAATCGTGAGTTGGAGCGACGACGTCATCGACATCGTCAAGCGAGTTCGAACAGTGTTGAACACACTCACTGGCGACGAAGGAGTGGGCTTCGACACCGTTGACCTCTCTGTGGCGCTCGAAACGGAAATTGAGCGCGTCCAGAACACCTACCCCACGGTTCAGTTCGAGACGGATATTCCAGAAGGACTCAGTGTACGAGCAAACGAGTTGCTCGGTGACGTGTTCGGGAACGTCATCACGAACGCCGTTGCCCACAACGAGACAGATGGGCTCTGTATCACGGTGACAGCAGAGAAACACGCACAGACCGTGTCCGTTCGTATCGCCGACAATGGCCGTGGCATCCCCGACGAACAGAAAGATACGATTTTCCGACGTGGCGAATCCGGACGAACGCACGCGACGAATGCTGGCTTTGGCCTCTACTTCGTCGGTTCGATGGTCGAGTCGTACGACGGCAACGTCTGGATTGAAGACAACACGCCACAGGGCGCAGTGTTCGTCATCGAACTTCCAATCCCAGTCACAGAACGCACGCTGCGAGACCACGAACAGTGA
- a CDS encoding restriction endonuclease: MGAEARSDELCTQIQNCSQDRFEEYIAELWNARGWQTELSPLENNNGREIIAKKPDGVPPKKIAIWPKQPGHGDQIELELIQQYYELKQADATFNEIVVITPKSFTPASIDWANENGVRLVNGRFLVNLTNELQSADFIHQLEPIGNVAHPPQTEPSDTTHFPRGEALNSPNRKVKIVAVLGVFSGVGVLVGPWNTAVAIDLFGAGILLISGLVLFYTLSAFDVLTAEQPREPQSLAGGVVTEQNSVVKYIPWDDRPPVEFDAFDDLPTQRQQAITYAVLDQRFDHELSNVSRGYVPNAVESAGGEFISAYLFAVHDRRPENTYPESDGLCESDQ, from the coding sequence ATGGGCGCAGAGGCCAGGTCTGATGAACTCTGTACACAAATACAGAACTGTAGCCAAGATCGGTTTGAGGAGTATATTGCTGAGCTTTGGAACGCACGAGGATGGCAGACTGAACTCTCACCGCTCGAAAACAACAACGGTAGAGAAATCATCGCAAAAAAGCCGGATGGGGTTCCTCCGAAAAAAATAGCAATTTGGCCGAAACAACCTGGCCACGGGGACCAGATTGAACTGGAACTCATTCAGCAGTATTACGAACTGAAACAAGCAGATGCAACATTCAATGAGATTGTAGTTATCACGCCCAAGTCATTCACTCCAGCCTCGATAGACTGGGCGAATGAAAATGGCGTAAGATTGGTGAATGGTCGCTTTCTTGTGAACCTCACGAATGAACTGCAATCAGCAGATTTCATTCACCAGCTTGAGCCCATCGGTAATGTCGCTCACCCTCCACAGACGGAGCCATCAGACACAACTCACTTTCCCCGCGGAGAAGCGTTGAACTCACCGAATCGAAAAGTGAAAATCGTTGCCGTGTTGGGTGTATTTTCCGGCGTTGGTGTACTTGTAGGTCCGTGGAATACGGCGGTTGCGATTGATCTCTTTGGCGCGGGGATACTCCTAATTTCTGGATTGGTACTTTTCTACACGCTCTCTGCGTTCGATGTCCTCACCGCGGAGCAGCCACGCGAACCACAATCTCTCGCCGGTGGTGTGGTAACCGAGCAAAATAGCGTTGTGAAATACATTCCGTGGGATGATCGACCACCAGTTGAGTTCGATGCGTTCGACGATCTCCCAACGCAAAGACAACAAGCGATTACCTATGCGGTACTCGATCAGCGATTTGATCATGAACTCTCCAATGTCTCGCGTGGATACGTCCCTAACGCAGTTGAATCCGCAGGTGGTGAGTTCATTTCTGCATATTTATTTGCTGTCCACGACAGGCGACCGGAAAACACGTACCCTGAATCTGACGGTCTTTGCGAATCCGACCAGTGA